The Candidatus Hinthialibacter antarcticus genomic sequence CACGGGGAGGGCGCTGATGATAGGTCGCGCCAGAATACGTACGCATGGTTTTACCCTGCTTGAATTAATGCTGGGCATGACGCTAATGACCATCGTGATGGGCAGCGTATTCGCCGCCGTGCGGGTGGGCGTCGATGCGTATGACCGTGGACAAAAAAGTATGCAGCAGTATCAGTCCGCTCGTATTGGGCTGCGAAAAGTGATGGAGGAGTTGCAGTTTTCTTTATCGCAATCTTCATTCTGGCAGCCGGGCGATCAGTATCGGACGATGTCGCCGGAAGTTTTGATGGCGTTGGAAAACACACGCATGGTCAGGGAAAGAGACCCCGGGAAGATTCGCTTTCTCGGAGCAGGGCAAAATGTTTTATTTGTGCGTAAAATTTATCAGTTAAATCAAAATCCACCGTTTGACTTACAGGAATGCCGTATTGCCGTCGATCAAGAAAATCAAATTTTATACCTTGAAGTTGTTCGTTCATTATTGGTTGTGAAGCAGGCCAGTTGGTATTTTCAACAAGTGTTCCAGACGAAACTTGGCGGCTATGTGAGTATGTACGGCGGTCAGAATCTTCGTT encodes the following:
- a CDS encoding prepilin-type N-terminal cleavage/methylation domain-containing protein; translated protein: MIGRARIRTHGFTLLELMLGMTLMTIVMGSVFAAVRVGVDAYDRGQKSMQQYQSARIGLRKVMEELQFSLSQSSFWQPGDQYRTMSPEVLMALENTRMVRERDPGKIRFLGAGQNVLFVRKIYQLNQNPPFDLQECRIAVDQENQILYLEVVRSLLVVKQASWYFQQVFQTKLGGYVSMYGGQNLRFREIRSDEEPPLEMFIGEAGLIGRRYTLATGVTGLRLRFTDGEGWKTSWSSEEVITNFRISPNSPNFNANRDLQFNEKGPPLITEITLELANGDTVTGSVEIGSGNMRGRKGAMSVERGAPLPGVGAPGQNAKAPSLPVPTAFPRPETPSAGI